One Leptospira wolbachii serovar Codice str. CDC genomic region harbors:
- a CDS encoding M23 family metallopeptidase, giving the protein MKRNRSYYIILVLILFVVTYSAYAAYQKQKNGPVFLDNHVFQRYNEQWGLWVDLNAEKKSLLEKASEFGILAQEVMEINQLKEADLGRLKRSIFFPYSAEYMRGLQERELFRETVESPIDQFIWPVLPNNKSRISSRIGRRWNTWHTGLDIAIPKKSIVLAAADGVVEEAGRGGDYGLAVKIYHHDMNHFHTVYGHNQELLVKPGDEVRKGQIIAFSGNTGKSTGPHVHFEVRFHNVYLNPENFLTPYEEGVATSIVGFAD; this is encoded by the coding sequence ATGAAGCGAAACCGTAGTTACTATATCATTCTGGTCTTAATCCTATTCGTAGTGACCTATTCCGCCTATGCGGCCTACCAAAAGCAAAAAAATGGTCCCGTATTTTTGGACAACCATGTCTTCCAACGTTACAATGAACAATGGGGCCTCTGGGTGGACCTAAATGCTGAGAAAAAAAGCCTTCTCGAGAAGGCCTCCGAGTTTGGAATCCTAGCCCAAGAGGTGATGGAGATCAACCAACTGAAGGAAGCAGATCTGGGACGCCTAAAACGCTCCATTTTCTTTCCTTATTCCGCAGAATACATGCGGGGGCTCCAAGAAAGAGAACTCTTTCGTGAAACCGTAGAGTCTCCCATCGACCAATTCATCTGGCCCGTCCTTCCTAATAATAAATCTAGAATTTCTTCGCGGATCGGAAGGCGTTGGAACACCTGGCACACGGGTCTCGACATCGCCATTCCTAAAAAATCCATTGTCCTTGCTGCTGCCGACGGAGTGGTCGAAGAAGCGGGCCGAGGTGGTGACTATGGTCTGGCAGTCAAAATTTACCACCATGACATGAACCACTTCCATACTGTTTACGGACACAACCAAGAGTTACTCGTAAAGCCGGGGGATGAGGTAAGAAAAGGACAAATCATTGCCTTTTCTGGAAACACAGGAAAGTCCACGGGTCCTCATGTCCATTTCGAAGTCCGATTTCATAATGTGTATTTAAATCCTGAAAACTTTCTCACTCCCTACGAAGAAGGAGTTGCCACAAGCATAGTCGGATTTGCAGACTAA
- a CDS encoding sterol desaturase family protein: protein MFENFTPPPIVTYAIPVFFLLIGIEVYIGYRKNKALYRLNDSIADLSTGIVSQIWGLFQKGIGLFAYFYIYEHFRFFEFAMTNPWAWILCIVGQDFCYYWSHRLAHEVNILWAGHVIHHHSEEYNLVVALRQTGLGGIVTWIFYVPLALIGFHPWMYLASGQLNLIYQFWVHTKAVGKIGKIGEYILSTPSHHRVHHAINPIYIDKNHGGIFILFDRMFGTFREETEPCVYGTVKPLKSFNPVYANVHYYWELLKQAASAPYFLDKIRVFFKPPGWYPREGTKPAGFLPIPEVRPETFHKYDPKPQPEVRTYTTTWFVLVLLLSFSFLLFVAKFSFLSQVLVTIWVTFSLVAINALIEGKSWAGAMEIGRLLFGFLVIAYFDVGWAYYAIGIVCLLVAGIYLYRTNGQKAQAV, encoded by the coding sequence TTCCATTGCGGACCTAAGCACAGGAATTGTTTCGCAAATTTGGGGACTCTTCCAAAAGGGAATCGGACTCTTTGCATACTTCTATATTTATGAGCACTTTCGTTTTTTTGAATTTGCCATGACAAACCCTTGGGCTTGGATCCTTTGCATTGTGGGTCAAGACTTCTGTTATTACTGGTCCCATCGTTTAGCTCACGAAGTGAACATTCTCTGGGCAGGACATGTCATCCACCACCACAGTGAAGAATACAACTTAGTTGTGGCCCTTAGACAAACCGGACTTGGTGGAATCGTTACCTGGATTTTCTACGTTCCTTTGGCCCTCATCGGGTTCCATCCTTGGATGTATCTGGCCAGTGGACAATTGAACCTCATCTACCAATTTTGGGTGCATACAAAAGCCGTGGGTAAAATTGGAAAGATTGGAGAATACATTCTCTCTACTCCTTCCCACCACCGAGTCCACCATGCAATCAATCCCATCTACATTGATAAAAACCATGGTGGAATCTTTATCCTCTTTGATCGGATGTTTGGAACTTTCAGGGAAGAAACAGAACCTTGTGTTTATGGAACAGTCAAACCACTCAAAAGTTTTAATCCAGTTTATGCCAACGTCCATTATTATTGGGAACTTTTGAAACAAGCAGCAAGTGCGCCCTATTTCTTAGATAAAATTCGGGTCTTTTTCAAACCACCGGGTTGGTATCCCAGAGAAGGAACAAAACCTGCGGGATTTTTACCCATTCCGGAAGTGCGTCCTGAGACTTTCCATAAATATGATCCCAAACCACAACCAGAGGTGAGAACCTATACCACCACTTGGTTTGTTTTGGTTCTTCTTTTGTCCTTTTCCTTCCTTCTCTTTGTGGCCAAATTTTCTTTTCTGTCTCAAGTGCTTGTGACTATTTGGGTGACTTTCTCCCTTGTGGCGATCAACGCCCTCATTGAAGGAAAATCTTGGGCGGGGGCGATGGAAATTGGACGTTTACTCTTTGGTTTTCTCGTAATTGCCTACTTTGATGTGGGTTGGGCCTACTATGCCATTGGTATTGTTTGCCTGCTTGTGGCAGGAATCTACCTCTACCGAACGAATGGCCAAAAAGCCCAAGCCGTTTGA